One Brassica oleracea var. oleracea cultivar TO1000 chromosome C7, BOL, whole genome shotgun sequence genomic window carries:
- the LOC106305600 gene encoding cytochrome P450 734A1-like isoform X2 has product MEFQSTINLLALVLLPFVVPKIWEACWIFLLRPWMITRRFKKQGISGPKYRFIYGNLKEIKKMKKEAKGWVLDPNSNDIFPRVFPHYHQWMSQYDLELGKQILSSKLGFAVIAKTRPEVLMLFGKGLSFIEGDDWVRHRRILNPAFSMDRLKVMTKEMVNCTLRMLEEWRIQKNGEEVVLRMEINKDFHRLISDIIATTAFGSSYEEGIELFRSQSELEEYFVASLTSVFISGTQYLPTPTNLQLWKLDKKVKDSIKRMIDARLKSSSNNYGDDLLGIMLKAATSEEPAKMMRMDEIIEECKAIYFSGQGNSAILLTWTMLLLSLHQDWQEKLREEVFNEWGKDTIPDSDTFTKLKLMNLVLMESLRLYGPVIKLVREATKDMKIGHLDIPKGTSIIIQSLKMHTDKAVWGEDAKQFNPLRFENGVSKAANHPNALLPFSVGPRTCIAQNFAMMETKTVLTMILQRFRISLSPEYKHTPVDKFNLYPQYGLPVMLQPLDTSAQP; this is encoded by the exons ATGGAATTTCAGAGCACAATCAACCTCTTAGCACTCGTTCTTCTGCCCTTTGTTGTTCCCAAGATATGGGAAGCTTGTTGGATCTTTCTTTTGCGGCCATGGATGATAACAAGAAGATTCAAGAAACAAGGAATCTCAGGCCCAAAATACAGATTCATATACGGAAACCTCAAGGAGATAAAGAAGATGAAGAAAGAAGCTAAGGGTTGGGTTCTTGATCCCAACTCCAACGATATCTTCCCTCGTGTGTTTCCTCATTATCACCAATGGATGTCTCAATACG ATCTTGAACTAGGGAAACAGATTTTGTCGAGCAAGTTAGGTTTCGCTGTTATAGCAAAGACAAGACCAGAGGTCCTCATGCTTTTTGGTAAAGGACTTTCTTTCATAGAAGGTGATGACTGGGTTCGCCATAGACGAATCTTGAACCCTGCTTTCTCAATGGACCGACTAAAG GTCATGACAAAAGAGATGGTGAATTGCACCTTGAGAATGCTGGAGGAGTGGAGAATACAGAAGAATGGTGAAGAAGTGGTGCTGAGGATGGAGATTAACAAAGACTTTCATAGATTGATCTCTGATATTATTGCGACCACTGCGTTTGGAAGCAGTTATGAGGAAGGGATTGAGTTGTTTAGATCACAGTCAGAGCTTGAGGAATATTTTGTTGCTTCTCTCACAAGCGTCTTCATCTCAGGAACACA ATACCTTCCTACACCAACCAACCTTCAACTATGGAAGCTTGATAAGAAAGTGAAGGACTCAATCAAAAGAATGATAGATGCAAGGCTAAAATCAAGTTCTAATAACTATGGAGACGATCTTCTAGGGATCATGTTGAAAGCTGCAACATCTGAGGAGCCTGCGAAAATGATGAGGATGGATGAGATTATAGAGGAATGCAAGGCTATATATTTCTCAGGTCAAGGAAATAGTGCGATTCTATTGACATGGACTATGTTGTTGCTGAGCTTGCACCAAGATTGGCAAGAGAAACTCAGAGAAGAGGTTTTCAATGAATGGGGTAAAGATACCATCCCAGATTCAGACACCTTCACCAAACTTAAACTG ATGAACCTGGTGTTGATGGAGTCGCTTCGTCTGTACGGACCCGTGATTAAACTGGTCCGAGAAGCAACAAAAGATATGAAGATAGGACATTTGGATATCCCCAAGGGCACGAGCATAATCATCCAATCCCTGAAGATGCACACCGACAAGGCCGTATGGGGAGAAGACGCCAAACAATTCAATCCTCTGCGGTTTGAAAACGGTGTTTCTAAAGCCGCCAATCACCCAAACGCACTTCTTCCGTTCTCAGTCGGACCAAGAACTTGCATTGCCCAAAACTTTGCCATGATGGAAACCAAGACCGTGCTCACTATGATCCTTCAACGGTTCCGGATTAGCCTCTCCCCTGAATATAAGCACACCCCGGTCGATAAATTCAACCTCTATCCGCAATACGGCCTACCCGTAATGCTTCAGCCTCTCGATACTAGTGCTCAACCGTGA
- the LOC106305600 gene encoding cytochrome P450 734A1-like isoform X1, protein MEFQSTINLLALVLLPFVVPKIWEACWIFLLRPWMITRRFKKQGISGPKYRFIYGNLKEIKKMKKEAKGWVLDPNSNDIFPRVFPHYHQWMSQYGETFLYWNGTKPTLFISDLELGKQILSSKLGFAVIAKTRPEVLMLFGKGLSFIEGDDWVRHRRILNPAFSMDRLKVMTKEMVNCTLRMLEEWRIQKNGEEVVLRMEINKDFHRLISDIIATTAFGSSYEEGIELFRSQSELEEYFVASLTSVFISGTQYLPTPTNLQLWKLDKKVKDSIKRMIDARLKSSSNNYGDDLLGIMLKAATSEEPAKMMRMDEIIEECKAIYFSGQGNSAILLTWTMLLLSLHQDWQEKLREEVFNEWGKDTIPDSDTFTKLKLMNLVLMESLRLYGPVIKLVREATKDMKIGHLDIPKGTSIIIQSLKMHTDKAVWGEDAKQFNPLRFENGVSKAANHPNALLPFSVGPRTCIAQNFAMMETKTVLTMILQRFRISLSPEYKHTPVDKFNLYPQYGLPVMLQPLDTSAQP, encoded by the exons ATGGAATTTCAGAGCACAATCAACCTCTTAGCACTCGTTCTTCTGCCCTTTGTTGTTCCCAAGATATGGGAAGCTTGTTGGATCTTTCTTTTGCGGCCATGGATGATAACAAGAAGATTCAAGAAACAAGGAATCTCAGGCCCAAAATACAGATTCATATACGGAAACCTCAAGGAGATAAAGAAGATGAAGAAAGAAGCTAAGGGTTGGGTTCTTGATCCCAACTCCAACGATATCTTCCCTCGTGTGTTTCCTCATTATCACCAATGGATGTCTCAATACG GAGAAACATTTCTGTATTGGAATGGAACAAAACCGACTCTATTCATCTCAGATCTTGAACTAGGGAAACAGATTTTGTCGAGCAAGTTAGGTTTCGCTGTTATAGCAAAGACAAGACCAGAGGTCCTCATGCTTTTTGGTAAAGGACTTTCTTTCATAGAAGGTGATGACTGGGTTCGCCATAGACGAATCTTGAACCCTGCTTTCTCAATGGACCGACTAAAG GTCATGACAAAAGAGATGGTGAATTGCACCTTGAGAATGCTGGAGGAGTGGAGAATACAGAAGAATGGTGAAGAAGTGGTGCTGAGGATGGAGATTAACAAAGACTTTCATAGATTGATCTCTGATATTATTGCGACCACTGCGTTTGGAAGCAGTTATGAGGAAGGGATTGAGTTGTTTAGATCACAGTCAGAGCTTGAGGAATATTTTGTTGCTTCTCTCACAAGCGTCTTCATCTCAGGAACACA ATACCTTCCTACACCAACCAACCTTCAACTATGGAAGCTTGATAAGAAAGTGAAGGACTCAATCAAAAGAATGATAGATGCAAGGCTAAAATCAAGTTCTAATAACTATGGAGACGATCTTCTAGGGATCATGTTGAAAGCTGCAACATCTGAGGAGCCTGCGAAAATGATGAGGATGGATGAGATTATAGAGGAATGCAAGGCTATATATTTCTCAGGTCAAGGAAATAGTGCGATTCTATTGACATGGACTATGTTGTTGCTGAGCTTGCACCAAGATTGGCAAGAGAAACTCAGAGAAGAGGTTTTCAATGAATGGGGTAAAGATACCATCCCAGATTCAGACACCTTCACCAAACTTAAACTG ATGAACCTGGTGTTGATGGAGTCGCTTCGTCTGTACGGACCCGTGATTAAACTGGTCCGAGAAGCAACAAAAGATATGAAGATAGGACATTTGGATATCCCCAAGGGCACGAGCATAATCATCCAATCCCTGAAGATGCACACCGACAAGGCCGTATGGGGAGAAGACGCCAAACAATTCAATCCTCTGCGGTTTGAAAACGGTGTTTCTAAAGCCGCCAATCACCCAAACGCACTTCTTCCGTTCTCAGTCGGACCAAGAACTTGCATTGCCCAAAACTTTGCCATGATGGAAACCAAGACCGTGCTCACTATGATCCTTCAACGGTTCCGGATTAGCCTCTCCCCTGAATATAAGCACACCCCGGTCGATAAATTCAACCTCTATCCGCAATACGGCCTACCCGTAATGCTTCAGCCTCTCGATACTAGTGCTCAACCGTGA
- the LOC106303865 gene encoding uncharacterized protein LOC106303865 — protein sequence MNGFEDWELRNEEGFVFKRVKRSRISDSGEASKPVEPELDPAVEERNRRMRKTRILVKLKRKYQSEMERWDILSNSFSAMQEKAARFQAEEREERLNASETTSSRDSEHGGEEDAPKTAASMLDELLSMAEAQEAIVKDVSNLCEVAENICRVEHEEEESLFDLAVWCSPRSLMASLCAD from the exons ATGAACGGATTCGAAGATTGGGAGCTTCGCAACGAGGAAGGCTTCGTTTTCAAGCGAGTGAAGCGAAGCCGTATCTCCGACTCCGGAGAAGCATCCAAACCTGTGGAACCGGAGTTGGATCCGGCGGTGGAGGAGAGAAATCGAAGGATGCGGAAGACGAGGATACTGGTGAAGCTCAAAAGAAAGTACCAGAGTGAGATGGAGCGGTGGGACATTTTGTCGAACAGCTTTAGTGCTATGCAAGAGAAGGCTGCTCGATTTCAAGCGGAGGAGCGGGAAGAGAGGTTAAACGCCAGCGAAACGACGTCGTCTCGAGATTCAGAGCATGGCGGAGAAGAAGATGCTCCAAAGACGGCGGCGTCTATGCTCGACGAGCTTCTTTCTATG GCAGAAGCACAAGAAGCGATCGTCAAGGATGTCTCAAATCTCTGCGAAGTCGCAGAAAACATATGTAGAGTCGAACATGAAGAAGAGGAGTCATTGTTTGATCTTGCCGTTTGGTGCTCACCAAGAAGTCTTATGGCGTCTCTTTGTGCTGATTAA
- the LOC106306289 gene encoding golgin candidate 6 isoform X1, whose protein sequence is MDLASRYKGVVGLVFGDNPSSNEDSYIQRLLDRISNGTLPDDRRNAIVELQSVVAESNAAQLAFGASGFPVIVGILKDQRDDVEMVRGALETLLGALTPIDHARAQKTEAHAALMNSDLLSREAENITLLLSLLEEEDFYVRYYTLQILTALLMNSQNRLQEAILSTPRGITRLMDMLMDREVIRNEALLLLTHLTREAEEIQKIVVFEGAFEKIFSIIKEEGGSDGDVVVQDCLELLNNLLRSSSSNQILLWETMGFEPIISVLKLRGITYKFTQQKTVNLLSALETINMLIMGGADTDPGKDSNKLANRTVLVQKKLLDYLLMLGVESQWAPVAVRCMTFKCIGDLVDGHPKNRDILASKVLGEDRQVEPALNSILRIILQTSSIQEFVAADYVFKTFCEKNREGQTMLASTLIPQPHPTTRDPLEDDVNISFGSSMLLRGICSGETDGDLETCCRAASILSHVLKDNIQCKEKALKIVLESHVPSMGTPETLFQRIVRYLAVASSMKSKDKSSTLGKSYIQQIILKLLVTWTVDCPAAVQCFLDSRHHLTYLLELVANPAATVCTRGLASILLGECVIYNKSNENGKDAFSVVDAVSQKMGLTTYFSKFEEMQSSFLFSSSEAPREGHKPLTRTATPSEAEIEDAGAAKAMDKGNEDHPMLISLFDPSFTGLVKSLEGKIRERIVDVYSRPKSEVAVVPADLEQRSGENEKAYINRLKAFIEKQCSEIQNLLARNAALAEDLASSGKNEESQGSVQRSSTVMEKVQMESIRRELQEASQRLETVKAEKAKLESEASDYKNMAAKLESDLKGLSDAYNSLEQANYHLEKEVKSLKGGEDPMEFPDIEAIKEEVRKEAQKESEDELNDLLVCLGQEESKVEKLTAKLIELGVDVDKLLEDIGDESEAQGESDEDDDDH, encoded by the exons ATGGATTTGGCATCCCGTTATAAG GGGGTTGTTGGGCTTGTTTTTGGAGACAATCCATCTTCAAATGAAGACAG TTACATTCAACGCCTGCTGGATCGCATAAGTAACGGTACCTTGCCTGACGATAGGAGAAATGCTATTGTAGAACTTCAGTCTGTTGTTGCTGAAAGTAATGCTGCTCAATTAGCTTTCGGGGCTTCCG GATTTCCTGTGATAGTAGGCATCCTAAAGGACCAACGGGATGATGTTGAAATG GTTCGAGGTGCCTTAGAAACTCTTCTTGGCGCTCTGACGCCAATCGATCATGCAAGGGCACAGAAAACTGAAGCTCATGCAGCTCTTATGAATTCCGATTTGCTCTCCCGTGAAGCTGAAAATATCACTCTTCTTTTGAGTTTGCTG GAGGAAGAAGATTTTTATGTTCGGTATTACACTCTTCAGATTTTGACAGCTCTTCTTATGAATTCTCAAAACAG GTTGCAGGAGGCTATTCTAAGCACTCCTCGCGGCATAACTCGACTCATGGATATGCTAATGGATAGGGAG GTAATCCGGAACGAGGCTTTGTTGCTTCTTACGCACTTGACGCGTGAGGCAGAG GAGATCCAAAAAATTGTAGTCTTTGAAGGTGCATTTGAAAAGATCTTTAGCATCATCAAGGAGGAAGGAGGGTCAGATGGAGATGTGGTTGTGCAG GACTGTCTGGAGTTGCTGAACAATCTTCTCCGCAGCAGTTCATCAAACCAG ATACTACTATGGGAGACCATGGGTTTTGAACCGATCATTTCAGTTCTAAAACTTCGAGGGATCACATATAAATTCACCCAGCAAAAG ACTGTTAATCTACTTAGTGCACTGGAGACAATCAATATGCTGATCATGGGAGGTGCAGATACTGACCCTGGCAAAGATTCAAACAAGCTGGCAAATAGAACGGTTTTAGTTCAG AAAAAACTGCTAGATTACCTACTGATGTTGGGTGTTGAAAGCCAATGGGCGCCTGTTGCTGTTCGCTGCATG ACATTTAAATGCATTGGAGATCTGGTTGATGGACATCCCAAGAACCGTGATATCCTTGCTAGCAAAGTTCTTGGTGAAGACCGGCAAGTAGAACCTGCACTCAATTCTATTCTCCGGATCATCTTGCAGACGTCTAGTATTCAAGAGTTCGTTGCAGCTGATTATGTTTTCAAGACCTTCTGTGAG AAAAATCGGGAGGGTCAAACAATGCTAGCTTCGACTTTAATACCCCAACCACATCCCACCACCCGAGATCCTCTAGAAGATGATGTTAACATATCATTTGGAAG CAGTATGTTATTACGAGGCATTTGTTCAGGCGAAACAGATGGTGATCTTGAG ACATGTTGCAGAGCTGCGAGCATTCTTTCTCATGTTTTAAAGGACAACATTCAGTGCAAGGAAAAG GCTTTGAAAATAGTACTTGAATCACATGTACCTTCCATGGGAACTCCAGAGACTCTCTTTCAGAGGATTGTCAGATACCTGGCGGTTGCGTCTTCCATGAAAAGCAAAGATAAGTCAAGCACGTTGGGGAAATCATACATTCAACAGATCATATTAAAACTGCTCGTCACATGGACTGTTGACTGCCCAGCTGCAGTTCAGTGCTTTCTAGATTCACGCCACCACCTAACGTATCTGCTCGAGCTGGTGGCAAACCCAGCTGCAACAGTTTGCACAAGGGGCTTGGCGTCTATTCTACTGGGAGAATGCGTCATCTACAATAAATCAAATGAGAACGGTAAAGATGCTTTTTCTGTAGTTGATGCTGTGAGCCAGAAGATGGGTCTCACAACATACTTCTCGAAGTTCGAAGAGATGCAGAGCAGCTTCCTCTTCTCTTCCTCCGAGGCACCTCGGGAGGGTCATAAACCGTTGACAAGAACAGCCACGCCCAGTGAAGCTGAGATTGAGGATGCGGGCGCGGCGAAGGCGATGGATAAGGGGAATGAGGATCACCCAATGCTCATATCGTTGTTTGATCCTAGCTTCACAGGCTTAGTGAAGAGCCTTGAAGGTAAGATTAGAGAGAGAATCGTGGACGTGTATAGTCGGCCAAAAAGTGAGGTGGCTGTAGTTCCGGCGGATTTGGAGCAGAGGAGCGGTGAAAATGAGAAAGCCTACATCAACCGCTTGAAAGCCTTTATAGAGAAACAATGCTCGGAGATTCAG AACCTTCTTGCTCGTAACGCTGCTTTGGCAGAAGACCTAGCCAGCTCTGGGAAGAATGAGGAATCTCAAGGATCAGTGCAAAGATCAAGTACCGTAATGGAGAAGGTTCAGATGGAAAGCATCAGGCGAGAACTCCAAGAAGCGTCTCAGCGTTTAGAGACAGTTAAAGCCGAGAAAGCCAAGTTGGAGTCCGAGGCATCAGATTACAAGAACATGGCTGCGAAACTTGAATCAGACCTAAAAGGGCTGTCGGACGCATACAACAGTTTGGAGCAAGCGAATTACCATCTCGAGAAGGAGGTGAAATCGTTGAAAGGAGGAGAAGATCCCATGGAGTTTCCTGATATAGAAGCGATTAAGGAGGAAGTGAGAAAGGAAGCTCAGAAAGAGAGCGAAGACGAGCTGAACGACTTGTTAGTGTGTTTGGGGCAAGAGGAGAGCAAAGTGGAGAAGCTAACGGCAAAACTGATTGAGCTAGGAGTTGATGTTGATAAGCTTTTGGAGGATATTGGGGACGAGTCGGAAGCTCAAGGAGAATCTGATGAAGACGACGATGACCATTAA
- the LOC106306289 gene encoding golgin candidate 6 isoform X2 produces the protein MDLASRYKGVVGLVFGDNPSSNEDSYIQRLLDRISNGTLPDDRRNAIVELQSVVAESNAAQLAFGASGFPVIVGILKDQRDDVEMVRGALETLLGALTPIDHARAQKTEAHAALMNSDLLSREAENITLLLSLLEEEDFYVRYYTLQILTALLMNSQNRLQEAILSTPRGITRLMDMLMDREVIRNEALLLLTHLTREAEEIQKIVVFEGAFEKIFSIIKEEGGSDGDVVVQDCLELLNNLLRSSSSNQILLWETMGFEPIISVLKLRGITYKFTQQKTVNLLSALETINMLIMGGADTDPGKDSNKLANRTVLVQKKLLDYLLMLGVESQWAPVAVRCMTFKCIGDLVDGHPKNRDILASKVLGEDRQVEPALNSILRIILQTSSIQEFVAADYVFKTFCEKNREGQTMLASTLIPQPHPTTRDPLEDDVNISFGSMLLRGICSGETDGDLETCCRAASILSHVLKDNIQCKEKALKIVLESHVPSMGTPETLFQRIVRYLAVASSMKSKDKSSTLGKSYIQQIILKLLVTWTVDCPAAVQCFLDSRHHLTYLLELVANPAATVCTRGLASILLGECVIYNKSNENGKDAFSVVDAVSQKMGLTTYFSKFEEMQSSFLFSSSEAPREGHKPLTRTATPSEAEIEDAGAAKAMDKGNEDHPMLISLFDPSFTGLVKSLEGKIRERIVDVYSRPKSEVAVVPADLEQRSGENEKAYINRLKAFIEKQCSEIQNLLARNAALAEDLASSGKNEESQGSVQRSSTVMEKVQMESIRRELQEASQRLETVKAEKAKLESEASDYKNMAAKLESDLKGLSDAYNSLEQANYHLEKEVKSLKGGEDPMEFPDIEAIKEEVRKEAQKESEDELNDLLVCLGQEESKVEKLTAKLIELGVDVDKLLEDIGDESEAQGESDEDDDDH, from the exons ATGGATTTGGCATCCCGTTATAAG GGGGTTGTTGGGCTTGTTTTTGGAGACAATCCATCTTCAAATGAAGACAG TTACATTCAACGCCTGCTGGATCGCATAAGTAACGGTACCTTGCCTGACGATAGGAGAAATGCTATTGTAGAACTTCAGTCTGTTGTTGCTGAAAGTAATGCTGCTCAATTAGCTTTCGGGGCTTCCG GATTTCCTGTGATAGTAGGCATCCTAAAGGACCAACGGGATGATGTTGAAATG GTTCGAGGTGCCTTAGAAACTCTTCTTGGCGCTCTGACGCCAATCGATCATGCAAGGGCACAGAAAACTGAAGCTCATGCAGCTCTTATGAATTCCGATTTGCTCTCCCGTGAAGCTGAAAATATCACTCTTCTTTTGAGTTTGCTG GAGGAAGAAGATTTTTATGTTCGGTATTACACTCTTCAGATTTTGACAGCTCTTCTTATGAATTCTCAAAACAG GTTGCAGGAGGCTATTCTAAGCACTCCTCGCGGCATAACTCGACTCATGGATATGCTAATGGATAGGGAG GTAATCCGGAACGAGGCTTTGTTGCTTCTTACGCACTTGACGCGTGAGGCAGAG GAGATCCAAAAAATTGTAGTCTTTGAAGGTGCATTTGAAAAGATCTTTAGCATCATCAAGGAGGAAGGAGGGTCAGATGGAGATGTGGTTGTGCAG GACTGTCTGGAGTTGCTGAACAATCTTCTCCGCAGCAGTTCATCAAACCAG ATACTACTATGGGAGACCATGGGTTTTGAACCGATCATTTCAGTTCTAAAACTTCGAGGGATCACATATAAATTCACCCAGCAAAAG ACTGTTAATCTACTTAGTGCACTGGAGACAATCAATATGCTGATCATGGGAGGTGCAGATACTGACCCTGGCAAAGATTCAAACAAGCTGGCAAATAGAACGGTTTTAGTTCAG AAAAAACTGCTAGATTACCTACTGATGTTGGGTGTTGAAAGCCAATGGGCGCCTGTTGCTGTTCGCTGCATG ACATTTAAATGCATTGGAGATCTGGTTGATGGACATCCCAAGAACCGTGATATCCTTGCTAGCAAAGTTCTTGGTGAAGACCGGCAAGTAGAACCTGCACTCAATTCTATTCTCCGGATCATCTTGCAGACGTCTAGTATTCAAGAGTTCGTTGCAGCTGATTATGTTTTCAAGACCTTCTGTGAG AAAAATCGGGAGGGTCAAACAATGCTAGCTTCGACTTTAATACCCCAACCACATCCCACCACCCGAGATCCTCTAGAAGATGATGTTAACATATCATTTGGAAG TATGTTATTACGAGGCATTTGTTCAGGCGAAACAGATGGTGATCTTGAG ACATGTTGCAGAGCTGCGAGCATTCTTTCTCATGTTTTAAAGGACAACATTCAGTGCAAGGAAAAG GCTTTGAAAATAGTACTTGAATCACATGTACCTTCCATGGGAACTCCAGAGACTCTCTTTCAGAGGATTGTCAGATACCTGGCGGTTGCGTCTTCCATGAAAAGCAAAGATAAGTCAAGCACGTTGGGGAAATCATACATTCAACAGATCATATTAAAACTGCTCGTCACATGGACTGTTGACTGCCCAGCTGCAGTTCAGTGCTTTCTAGATTCACGCCACCACCTAACGTATCTGCTCGAGCTGGTGGCAAACCCAGCTGCAACAGTTTGCACAAGGGGCTTGGCGTCTATTCTACTGGGAGAATGCGTCATCTACAATAAATCAAATGAGAACGGTAAAGATGCTTTTTCTGTAGTTGATGCTGTGAGCCAGAAGATGGGTCTCACAACATACTTCTCGAAGTTCGAAGAGATGCAGAGCAGCTTCCTCTTCTCTTCCTCCGAGGCACCTCGGGAGGGTCATAAACCGTTGACAAGAACAGCCACGCCCAGTGAAGCTGAGATTGAGGATGCGGGCGCGGCGAAGGCGATGGATAAGGGGAATGAGGATCACCCAATGCTCATATCGTTGTTTGATCCTAGCTTCACAGGCTTAGTGAAGAGCCTTGAAGGTAAGATTAGAGAGAGAATCGTGGACGTGTATAGTCGGCCAAAAAGTGAGGTGGCTGTAGTTCCGGCGGATTTGGAGCAGAGGAGCGGTGAAAATGAGAAAGCCTACATCAACCGCTTGAAAGCCTTTATAGAGAAACAATGCTCGGAGATTCAG AACCTTCTTGCTCGTAACGCTGCTTTGGCAGAAGACCTAGCCAGCTCTGGGAAGAATGAGGAATCTCAAGGATCAGTGCAAAGATCAAGTACCGTAATGGAGAAGGTTCAGATGGAAAGCATCAGGCGAGAACTCCAAGAAGCGTCTCAGCGTTTAGAGACAGTTAAAGCCGAGAAAGCCAAGTTGGAGTCCGAGGCATCAGATTACAAGAACATGGCTGCGAAACTTGAATCAGACCTAAAAGGGCTGTCGGACGCATACAACAGTTTGGAGCAAGCGAATTACCATCTCGAGAAGGAGGTGAAATCGTTGAAAGGAGGAGAAGATCCCATGGAGTTTCCTGATATAGAAGCGATTAAGGAGGAAGTGAGAAAGGAAGCTCAGAAAGAGAGCGAAGACGAGCTGAACGACTTGTTAGTGTGTTTGGGGCAAGAGGAGAGCAAAGTGGAGAAGCTAACGGCAAAACTGATTGAGCTAGGAGTTGATGTTGATAAGCTTTTGGAGGATATTGGGGACGAGTCGGAAGCTCAAGGAGAATCTGATGAAGACGACGATGACCATTAA